A portion of the Camelus ferus isolate YT-003-E chromosome 16, BCGSAC_Cfer_1.0, whole genome shotgun sequence genome contains these proteins:
- the TBKBP1 gene encoding LOW QUALITY PROTEIN: TANK-binding kinase 1-binding protein 1 (The sequence of the model RefSeq protein was modified relative to this genomic sequence to represent the inferred CDS: deleted 1 base in 1 codon) — protein MKAGPGCISAGRRAPRARTRGVRDKLWATLSTVAPALPGGPGQAVAQALAMESMFEDDISILTQEALGPSEVWLDAPGDPSLGGDMCSASHFALITAYGDIKERLGGLERENATLRRRLKVYEIKYPLISDFGEEHGFSLYEIKDGSLLEVEKVSLQQRLNQFQHELQKNKEQEEQLGEMIQAYEKLCVEKNDLETELGEMRALVETHLRQICGLEQQLRQQQGLRDAAFPSLSPPPVPAPPCADLDLHYLALRGGSGLNHAGWPGTTPSLGELERRRLEEALEAAQGEARGAQLREEQLQAECERLQGELKQLQETRAQDLASNQSERDMAWVKRVGDDQVNLALAYTELTEELGRLRELSSLQGRILRTLLQEQARSGGQRHSPLSQRHSPAPQCPSHSPPARAAPPCPPCQSPVPQRRSPGPPCPSPQQRRSPASPSCPSPVPQRRSPVPPPCQSPSPQRRSPGPPACPAPQPRPPPPPPPGERTLAERAYAKPPSHHVKAGFQGRRSYSEMAEGASYAGASSPWLQAEAATLPKPRAYGGELYGPGRPLSPRRAFEGIRLRFEKQPSEEEEWAVPSSPPSPEAGAIRCASFCAGFPVPESPTAAAYAHAEHAQSWPSINLLMETVGSDIRSCPLCQLGFPVGYPDDALIKHIDSHLENSKI, from the exons ATGAAGGCAGGACCAGGCTGCATCTCAGCTGGCCGCAGGGCTCCTCGGGCCAGGACGAGGGGTGTCAGGGACAAGCTCTGGGCCACCCTCTCCACGGTTGCTCCTGCTctcccaggaggcccagggcaggccgtGGCCCAGGCCCTTGCTATGGAGTCCATGTTTGAGGATGACATCAGCATCCTGacccaggaggccctggggcccAGTGAGGTGTGGCTGGATGCCCCTGGAGACCCCTCGCTGGGGGGGGACATGTGTTCTGCCTCCCACTTTGCCCTGATCACGGCCTATGGAGACATCAAGGAGCGGTTgggaggcctggagagggagaATGCCACCCTCCGCCGCCGCCTCAAAGTCTACGAAATCAAG TACCCACTGATCAGTGACTTTGGAGAGGAGCATGGCTTCTCTCTGTATGAAATCAAGGATGGCTCCCTGCTGGAAGTGGAGAAGGTCAGCCTGCAGCAACGGCTCAACCAGTTCCAGCATGAG CTGCAGAAGAATAAGGAGCAGGAAGAACAGCTCGGGGAGATGATCCAGGCTTACGAGAAGCTCTGCGTGGAGAAGAATGAcctggagacagagctgggggagATG CGGGCTCTGGTGGAGACCCACCTGCGGCAGATCTGTGGTTTGGAGCAGCAGCTGCGGCAGCAACAAGGCCTCCGGGACGCAGCCTTCCCCAGCCTGAGCCCCCCGCCTGTCCCTGCCCCGCCCTGTGCTGATCTGGACCTGCACTACTTGGCACTGAGAGGCGGATCTGGCTTGAATCACG CAGGCTGGCCAGGCACCACACCAAGTCTGGGTGAGCTGGAACGGCGACGGCTAGAGGAGGCTCTGGAGGCCGCCCAGGGAGAGGCCCGGGGTGCTCAGCTCCGGGAGGAGCAGCTCCAGGCTGAGTGCGAGCGGCTGCAGGGGGAGCTGAAGCAGCTGCAGGAGACCCGGGCCCAG GACCTGGCCTCCAACCAGTCGGAGCGGGACATGGCATGGGTGAAAAGAGTTGGGGATGATCA GGTGAATTTGGCGCTTGCTTACACGGAGCTGACAGAGGAGCTGGGCCGGCTTCGGGAGTTGAGTTCCCTGCAGGGGAGGATCTTGAGGACTCTGCTGCAGGAGCAGGCTCGGAGTGGCG GCCAGAGACACTCGCCGCTGTCGCAGCgccactccccagccccccagtGCCCCTCACACTCCCCGCCGGCCCGAGCGGCGCCCCCATGCCCCCCGTGCCAGTCCCCCGTCCCTCAGCGCCGCTCTCCGGGGCCCCCGTGCCCCTCGCCCCAGCAGCGCCGCTCGCCGGCCTCGCCCTCCTGCCCGTCGCCCGTCCCGCAGCGCCGCTCGCCGGTGCCGCCGCCGTGCCAGTCCCCCAGCCCGCAGCGCCGCTCCCCGGGGCCCCCAGCCTGCCCGGCCCCGCAGCCccggcccccgccgcccccgccgccgggGGAGAGGACGCTGGCCGAGCGCGCCTACGCTAAGCCGCCCAGCCACCACGTGAAGGCCGGCTTCCAGGGCCGACGCAGCTACTCGGAGATGGCAGAGGGCGCGAGCTACGCGGGCGCCTCCTCGCCCTGGCTGCAGGCCGAGGCGGCCACGCTGCCCAAGCCGCGGGCCTACGGCGGCGAGCTCTACGGCCCCGGCCGGCCCCTCAGTCCACGGCGCGCCTTCGAGGGCATTCGCCTGCGCTTCGAGAAGCAGCCgtcggaggaggaggagtgggccGTACCCTCCAGCCCG CCCAGCCCAGAGGCCGGCGCCATCCGCTGCGCCTCGTTCTGCGCGGGCTTCCCCGTCCCCGAATCGCCCACCGCCGCCGCCTACG